The sequence below is a genomic window from Montipora capricornis isolate CH-2021 chromosome 14, ASM3666992v2, whole genome shotgun sequence.
gttgagcgaagagaaaatcagttctcGAAATAGACCACGATCAGTCGTCCTTCTTTCCTCAGAGCCACGCACGACgggtgaaattattatttttttcaaattagtgGTAAAAACGAGGTGTGTCACGCAATCGTGCGCTCTACtttgttaaagaaaaataagagactgCTTGCATTCTAGTCTCAAGCACGCCAATAAACTTAAATTGTCGTTTGCTGAACTATGCTCAGTATTTCTCAAAAGGTAATTATTTTGCTGAAAAGGGGTCATAAGTTTCTGAAgaacagaagtttaaattcaaaaaattaactgacatGCCGTTGTTTTGAAATCATCCCTTTGCTTATAAAACAGTAACGCCTGCCACACAGGCTAAAGATAATATGCACACCTTTCCTCGCTCTTTTAATTCTTCTCACACATTTCCGGTACCCTCTTACAtcaaaaatttgcagctgtttttaaaaaaataccagtcactGCTCCCAGTTTCCATGACAGCActcactttcacactgaaactcatgtcatgctctgaaataaacactttctttggcgttgaatattgtggtaaaaaacaaatcaaaagtggGTCAGCGTTGTCTGCACTTTTattgacaacgatattcgtcatcacagtggtcaaaatgttgtttaAGAGtgagttaaaaattaatattttatccAAATTTACAAACTGTTTTCAGATCCAAAACACCTTTTCGTGGTTAAATTTGTTCCAATTTGAAAATTAACCAGATGGCACATGTAACAAGGCATCTGTATGAAGATTCCTATgtcaaataaatgtaaattatgtaatatttaaAATCCTCACTAAGtgtgaaagagaaaaaaaacagtgCAGAATTTGATGCTTTAAAGTGTAGCTAACATTGATATTTCTCTTTGTCTCTTGGTAGCAAGATCACATTTTGCTTTTGCATTTAGAAATTTCATTTAACAGAACCTTTAATTATATCTTTGTCTCAAGGTTTAGCCGGTGAGGAGAATATGAGTCTTTTCCcaatgacatacatgtagaaaTCCCAGTTGcaaatatttatttcaaattgcatAAAAATTACAGTCTAGAAATTCTTTTAATGCAAAGCATTCTGTAATTCTCAGGGAATGAGAACAATTCCCTGCGCAACTAACAAAATTTATGCCCTTGCTTGGCTGTGTTATGAATGACTGCCAGTTTTGTCAACTTAGGCAAACGTGTGTGCATGGCACATGATCTGCAAGTGTGTGAATGACATTTACAAAAGTCACTTTTCTCATCGTTTGAATTAGGTTCTTCAAAATTCTGGTAGCATTCAAATCCAAATTTTCTTAGTGATATAGTGGGACAATTGTAAGTCCctgccaagagaaaataaaaacaatgcttctgcaaaattttggagggacaaacaaagagtattatggtatttttgatactggctaagaAATAAATACcgtaagtaaataaataagtgtaaaaaaaaaaaataaataaataaatgaataaataaataataaataaatgaataaataaaaaatgaataattttaaaaagaaataaattgtaACCATAAAAAGTAGTAAGAATAATTATTCTAATAAAGTTAGATTTAGTTAAACATCTAATGATGAAAACAAGCGAAAAGAGTTTGACACAAGGTTTCGATaactccatgtcatcattttcaagtgaaaaacgaataaagtttgacaacttaATATATACCGTACGAGGCGATAAAACATAAAATATTTCCATATGtgcaaaactatttatttaatttgtcaCTTTCTACATGCATATTTTACGTTTTATGGCCTCGTACGGTATATATtaagttgtcaaactttatttatataataacccaagttattctcgcattttgattggttcttgcctatgatctattaaagGACAGATGCACGATTGACgccaccatcagcttttatgcgaataaagtttaattctttattatataaaacaaataggtttcatgttgccgtgggtctgttcagtaatagatcacagaagacgtcaaaatgcggtaagaacatcagtgacacactcggctatcgcctcgtgtaccacttttttgttcataccacattttgacgtcatctgtgatctattactgaacagacgcacggcaacatggaatctatttgttaatcatttttcacttgaaaatgatgaaatggagtcatcgaaacgttgtgtcAAAGAATATTCTAGTAGCTTTTAAATAGGCGGGCTGATATCTGGTAAAACAAGTTGCTaaattaaatgttatttttagtTGCATAGTTTTCAAACAACCAAAAGCATTGTAAGTTTATTTATTCAGGGCAACTACAAGACCTTATGCTCAGGTTTTTTAGTTGTTCAATTTTTACAACTTGATTCTGTCACAACAACATCCTTGTACACATTGCGCATGTACATGCAGTGTAGGAACGTTCACACATTTCTTATGCTGGAGAGAGACAATGAGTTCAAACCCAGACTGAAAATGCAAGGTAACTGATTTGCCTTCTAAAAATTTCCAATTGGattaattttcaataaatttctccAACAAGCTGAAGTGTTAGCAATAAATGCAACATGCTCAGAAAGGTGGTCTCTTTAATGATCAATCTctgtaaaaaatttaaaaaagaacatgCTCAGAAAGGTTAAGTTTTTCAATGTGTTGCTCTCAGCCAAGCATTAGGAAGCAGTAGgtaatatttttttacaaaatacaGTAAATACTGTAtaatttaattgtaaattttattCCTAAATCATATACCGGTAATATAAACCCATAGAcattaaaaaattattgtcGTAACAAGTAACAATTTCCAATGTGGATTTTGGTTTCTTCCAGGTTTCCTGGGTTTGTGTTGTTTGCCAGAAGAAACAGGAAATGCTTACAAAAACTGGGAATTGGTTTGGGTCCTTAACAGCACCTAATGAAAAAGTTAAGGCAAATAATACCGATGCACTTGGGAGTGACTTTAGAGCAATTCCAACGGAGGAAGACAAACGAGCAATGAGACGACAAGCAAATTCACTTCTGCGGTCAGATTCTGGAAGAGGTAGTGGTCGACGCGAGAAAGCCAAAGACAGTGAGCAAAATCGTGTTCGTAGACCCTCTGTATCAGATGAAGAGGTGGACCAATCTCCATCTGGAAGTCCAGCTTATATGAGTGATGATGAGTTGTATAGACATGATGAAAATAAAGTCAGACGTAAAGTTGTCACATTTAAAGGTCATGATGAGTCAGGCCGTTTACCTCAGGGTCGTTATCCAGGTGAAATGCAAAACAGGTCGGCTCCTTTGAATCAGGGACCAGGTAGAGGAGGTGGATTACCTGGGCAGGGCTTGGGCACAAGATCTGGTCCTCAGCATCCTCAGGGAGGAGTGAGACCAACTGGAATGGGTGGTGGCCCTCCACCTACTGGGATGCTTGGTCCTGGCAACTATCAGTACCCGCAACAGCAAGGATCCagtttcactcctgtggggccTCCCGCAGGAGCGTCACCATCAAGTCGACCGGTGTTTCCCTCACCTCAGCAACAAAGTCCAAGGGGAGGTATATCCCTAAATCAACCAAGGCCTGGATTTGGAATGAGGGGACCTCCAGGGCCTCAGCAACAAAGAATACAGAGTCCACAGCAACAGGGTACTGTTGGATATGGGAGAGGCAATGCTCCAGGTAGCCAGGCTGGTGTCTCACCATCTGCTTACCCTGGACAGCCTGGTTATGGTAGAGGATCACCTGGTGTCCAACCCACCATACAATACAACTTGGGTCCCAGACCTGGAGCTTATGGTCCCTCAGGATCAAAACCTCAAGGCGGGCTTCCAGCGAATCATTTAGGGGGTCCACAAAAAGCACCTGGAAGCCCCAGACCTGTAGAACGCACAGGAACTTTTCATGGTCCAAGAGTTGGTGGTCCTCAAGGAATGAATCCAGTGGGTCCCAGGTTTGGTCCTGGTGCACAGACACTTCGTGGGATACCTCCAGATCAACAGGCCGGGAAGCAGCAGCATACAGGACAGACAGGCTCATCAAGGCAAGGACAGGCACCTCCTGGTCACTTGAGTTCACCACGGTCAGGTCAAGTTTCCCCTGGCCAGTTTCCTTCTCCAAGGATGGGACAGGTGTTGCCTGGACAATTAAGTTCTCCACGGCAAGGTCAGGTTCCTCCTGGTCAATCAAGTTCCCCACGGCAAGGACATGTTTCACCTCGACCAGGACAGGTCACTCCTGGACAGTTAAGTTCATTTAGGCAAGGTCAGGTTCCTGGGCAATTAGGTTCACCTAGGGATGGCCAAATTCCAAGTCAGTCTGGGACTCCTAGGCAAGGGTTACAGTTAGACCAACAAGCAAGGGGACATGTGGGGTCACCTCATAGTGGCCCCCCATGGGAGCAAATGAGTTCACCAAGAATAGATGCTTCAAGGAGTGAATTAGGTACACCCCAGCAGGCACCTTTCCCAGGGCAGGTTGACACTTCCAGGGAGCAAACAAGGGGGAGGTCAGGGCCACACCTACCGGAACAAGGCTTAGGGCGCCATGAAAAAAAGGCTCCTCCTGCTGACCAATCTAGGGGATATTCTGGGTCTGCCCAGCAAGCATTGGCAACGGAGCATACTAGAGGCCCCTTTGGAAACAAGCAGAGCTCTCCTGTAGAACAACCAAGGGGACAGTTTAGATCTCCACAGCAAGCACCTGTTATGGATCAAGGAAGACAGAGACTTGGTTCCCCAGAGAAGGGATCACAGGGGCAACCATCAATAGGACCAGCCACACTTGATTCCAGAAGTGTCTTAAGTCAAGAAGCAAGAGGCGTAGGTGCTTACAGGTTAGACTTCACTGCAttctattttaaaattttcattttgtcagTAAGTTttgttgttacttttgttatttttttatgtttggTCACAGTACATTATTGACTCTCCACTACATACATATGTTATGGTTCATTTTTATATTTGGTTCAGgatttttcaaacttgttcaaatttgatttttctttgtttcaggttTTGAGAATGAataatcaaaattgaactggcttggaaaattttaaaccaagaaaaaaaatttgaaccacaacacaTATTGTTGTCTATAGTGTAacttggaaaggaaaggaaaggaaaggaaaggaaaaaggaagggaaatttatttaagtgtcttgtcgttctagtgctggagcgctaataattggggacactgtaaactgaaatcaacaatgaaagcaaatcaggtcaaatgttggtttttgaggagaggggaaactggagctacccagagaaaacctctcagtgcagagtagagaaccaacagactcaacccacatacaacgccgagtctgggaatcgaattggtgggaggcgagcgctctcaccactgccaTCCCTGTTATGGTTTATTTATGCCCTGGGGATTTTGTTTGACAGGTattaaattttacaaatttatattttgcttataattatattttactgcCTTCAAATGTACGCCAATGTAAGACTGTAAATGTTAAGATATTTGAAGGCATATAGCATTGTGCAAAAGAATGCAAGTGGATTTTGCAAATTCATATTttttaggggtgcagggattgcacagtggtgagagcactcaccttccaccaatgtggcccgggttcgatctCCAGACTCaatgtcatatgtgggttgagtctgttggttctctactctgcaccgagaggttttctccctCAAAAACCATTGTTAATtgcagtttacagtgtccccaattagtgctccagcactagaatgactagatactcaaataaagttcctttcctttcctttcctcttaTTTTGGTGAATTTCCTGGCTTTACAGGTCTGTTCGAGGAAATTTTGTTTCAAGTGAGATTCCATGACATTGCTATGAATTTTTGAGGcacctatttttttttatctgagcAAACATTTGATGGTCAATTGGCTGTGAGTGTTAACGAGTCCCGAAATTTTGAGGGAAATTTTGCTCTTCCGTAACGTTCACGGCGGaatttcgaaagaaaatttgGTCCTGTTCTCTATAATGGTAGTTTAGTGGTGGGGCACGTTTCTTCCACCACTGTCACCTGGGTTTGATTCCTGCAGGCAGCGTTCACATgggttttgtttgttgtttcccTATTGTGCCCCAAGAATTCAATCTTATCGGGGGTacggtactctggttttcccctcccaccaaaaaaccaacaatttatttgaattgttttaatttgatttatagtcccaatagacctttttacagttaCATGCTTACAATGTAGTTGCCCAGCCTTTAAATGAAATTGAGGCTGCAGTTGATTGTTATGATGCAGGTTTGGGTTTAAAGGttgaattttccttcaaaaattTTTGGAACTTTAGTCTGGGTTCAGGGACATTTTTCCTGAAACTGCAGATTATAAAGCTGGaattaatatttaattaaatGTCTTTTCCAAAAATGACCATGGTAGGATTCTTAGCTCTTAATTTCGTTGAAAAGGTGCAAATCATGTGATCATAATTATACCTGAACTTAGGGTTCCTGATCAAACTGGCCCAGGAATGCTTCAACCTTTAGATCATAAAGATGGACAAATAAGAGATGACTCTGCCATGCATGGAAGAGTAGATGCCAACATACAGGATGATATGGATAACAGACCAAAGGGGCCTGACAGCAGCATGATAGAGCAGTCTGCCAGGCCACTAGAAAGACCAGTAACCCAGGATAACCAGATCACAAGGCCTCATGGCAAAGACATCAATGGTAGAAGAAGCCCTCCTAACAGAAGTTCACCTGACAATCCCAAAGAAAAGGTATGTGCAAGCTAAGAGTCCTTATTTTAATTACTAGAGATTTAAAATTGTCACTCTGAGTATTCTGAAATTATTTTCTAATGCTGAGCAGTCTTCTCTAAATTTAAGCTCCAGTTAACAAAGTTCACCtctgcatttacatgtaatatCAACCACCATTCTGCAAATGGGGGATAAGTCACCACTGCTACTATCTGGAGAGTCTTCATCTTTAGTTCTGCTTactcaaatttaattttatttgtaaagAAATGTAATAAGAGGTCAACAAAATCACATCCCAAATTTAGGTTTCATTCAAGTTGACCACTTAATGAACAAAAAACTCCAAGTACAGCAATAGCTTTATGATTCAGCCGTTTTTGGTCTACCTATTAAAGTATAACACTctagtatacatgtacatgtatgtacttaGTAACACCTGTCTACCCATTTTTGCTTAGTTACAAATTCCATTTCAGGGTTTTTGTGGTGGAttgaaaatatattattttgtcaattttatttggcttatattttttcttgttatttgtCTCTTGTGCTTATAGAGGCATATCTTTGGTTGATATGTTTCTGAAGTATGAGGTTATTGTAATCATATTCAGAGTGCAGTTTGGAGAAATTATGAAAATGTCATGATGATTTACACTACCGAGTCTTATTTTTGCCATTGATGCTTTGGTTCCAAAATATTATTCCCAAACTTATATTCTTTACTCAAAGAATTTTTCAGCAAATTCTCAGCAGCTGGCCCTCCGAATACATAATCACATAAAGGCACAAATCTTAGCTTCTCatctgcgaaaaaaaaaaattaagaattaagAGTTAAATAGGTTTTGACTGATatatatttaatactttttggTATTAAATGTGATCATTTTGGTAGACAGTGATAAAAAAATGTCTGAATATGCAATTTCCTtgcaaattaaaattcaaactaGATTGTTATGAATTATATATGTACAATGTATGAGGAACACAAGAAAGAACTTTCTTTCCCTGCAGCAGCATATTGCTTTTATGTTTTCTATTCTTTGATATGATCTTAGTAGGTTTAATCATGATGTCCTTCCGTGTTGTGTGCTTGAGCTTTGCATACAGCAATATtaatgtttattttctgaaagGAGGGCCAATTATGCCTTCTGAATAAGGGATCCCACCTAACAACATTAAGACTATTACTCTGGAAATTTGTCATAAGATTATTAAATGTACAATCTGTTCAAATCAAAGATGTTGTAATGCTGAGACTGTAGCCTTTACTAATCATCGATTATCCTTTTTATTCTTTAGAgcaacttgttctttaaggatgACCCTCCATCCATGCGAGATCGAGGCTCATTGGGCGATCGATTCATTAGCACCTTGCCTGTCAAGAGAACTTCTTCACCTCCTGTTTCTACTTCTTTGCCTTCCTCTTCAGTGGTGGCTTCTTCCATCACAGCTATTCCTGTGGGTTCTTCTTTTATGGATGAAAACAAAGATACTTTACAGGTTGGCTTTGATGTGCTATGGCCATACTTAAATATTCAATTTGAAGTCCGTCTTTCATCACCTAATTGCCATCTTTAGTTGGTTGGTTAGCATGGAAAGGTCATTTGATAACCTTGCAGTCATTCACACAGCTTCCCTTTcattttaaacattactttcTGCAGCTGTTTTGCTGGTCTAATTTTATCAACAATGTTTTGTTGTCATGGGCAAAATGAGCTTTAATTCCTGTTATGCACTTGAACGTAGCAGCTCAACACATTCTGTTCTATATCATATTTCACTGGCTGCGGGTGAAGCTTAACATGCTGCAGTTGGTTGCATATATTCTTGAATGCACTCTTTTTCTCTGAGAAAACTTTGCCTCCGAACAATCCTTACTGATCTACAAAGACACTGCATTCCTGGTAGTCCAGGACATTGTGGCAAAATTCTCTATGCCTGGACTTAATGCTTTATTTTCTCAGAATTTCTACACAAAAGATGTCAGCTTCATTTGTTATAGTCTATGTTCATAACTTTTTCAGTCGTCCATAAAGTGGTCTCAGCCTGACGAGGACAACAAGTGTTTAGGGGAGGTGCATCTCAGAATTGATCCCAAATGCAGAGGAATGTCTACAGGTACAGTATAAACTAGCTCCAAGGCTTAATCCACTGGTCTTCAGAAGCCAGCTGCTATGTTTATCAAGGTTattgctaatttttttttggttaaaaaagaagaaatcctGGCccaggagtaaaaaaaaaaattattgtaattCTGAGAAAAGAGACGAGATATCATAGAATCAATCAGAAGGAGCTAACCCTATTAAAGTTTCAGCTGTTTAATTTAAAAGGTTTCAAAAATAGCTTTGATTATATTACAAATTGGTCATTAAACTTTGGCTTTAATATGATTAGAAGACGGACTTCAGATTTTTTAATAGGTTCCTGGCAGGGCCCCATCGGCATGGTtgttttgttaattattatgatattttttttattttatgaataaaataataGGTTCATTAACATTAACCCCCTCAAGGACAGATCTTTGTTGTTATAAAGGTATAAAAAAGGGAAGTACCGTAAATATCATATTTATTGTCTTGAGTTGCTGTGTTTCAGATCCCTATGCAGCATATGGTTTGAAGGTGATTGGAGGAAAGAAAACTGATGATGGGAAACTTGGAGCTTTTATTACTGATATTAGAAAAGGAGGTCCAGCAGACAGACAGGCGCAATTGTTGATAGGTAATttaaagcaatagaggacttttccCATACGTgttaggagcaaggatggcacaatTGGTTAGTGcatggccttggtgcaagaggtcctgagttcgattcccggatctcgcatccttgtttcgacttctttcctttccgtgtagctagtagctttaaatacccgtaaaacggagcactgatggagaggggggagtaaaatgagcgcaccgtcgacctcaggtttgtcagtttaattactgttacgagttatcgacgttaaataaggtctactttactttactttactttacatagcctcatctaaacatgagggggagttgggagaattcaagacagttcataactgtcaagaattctcccaactccccgagtgtttagatgaggctacgtaaaaacaaaaaaaaaaacctctattgcttaaatataaatatttctcaaaaataattcgacaaatgaaggaaaatgctggttttttttttacttcttgattgtaacagattttcttgatacacgctcatatttcctaccagccaatcaaaacatgtGTCTGACAATGCATAACCAACTAAAATTtatgtgatgtcacagccgtgtttccatactctcatctaaacacagctattgaccaatgagagtgcacctACTAtagtaattattttatattgatatacatgtatagaGCAGTATTCCGTTTTGGGGTTTATAAAAGGGCTTTGTTTTAAACTGTGTTTTTGCATTTAACAGGTCCTGTCCATTGTGACAGAGAACCAGTCTAAAAAGCAGGAGGTTGTTGGTTCATATTGTCACCATACCTGCACGTTTTCATAATGACCTCGGAGACAAAATGCGTTTGCatcaacaataattatattaGCCGACTGTAATTAGTCTTACAGCCGACTGTAATTAGTCTTGTCAGAAAATCGCACCTCTAATATCTCTTGTTTGGTAACCCTAATGAACACGTCCATTATGGAATCTTTGAATGGTCCAAGGAAAGTTCTCCTTGATAAGGTGCTCTGTTCTTTGTtgaattggggggggggggggggaagggtggGTCAAAACTCACCATTTTTATCAGAGATATTAGCTATCTTCAGACAGCAAATAAATGATTGGAAACTTAATGTGATGTGACTTGATGTTGTGGCCGATTTTTCACTGTGAAGAGATTTTAACAAAGCACATTCTCGTTTAATTATCAAGTTTAATCTTATCTCAAAATCTGGTCATCTAAACTTGGAagtgttttctgtttttctgtttgCACAAAACTGGATTACATTGGACCGTGACCGTGCCCACGAATTTTTGATTGCATTAGTGTTTCCcagtattaatattaattaatttaatgatTTCAGGTGATGAGATACAGGAATGGAATGATCAATCATTGGTAGACTGTACTTTTGAAGAGGTCATGGAAAGTATCAATTCATCCATGGAGGACAACCAAGACAGTTTTGATCTACATCTGATTGTTTGCAGGGACAAGTAAGGAAGTGCTCTGTTAAAAGGCAAAACATCTTAACAGCAAACAAACCTGACTTTTCTGTGGGAGGTCTTTGGTTCAAAGCCAAGATGGACCACTGCCTTTAAAAGGGCATCTAcaaaagcataataataataataataataataataataataataataataataataataataatctcctTTTCAGATTCGAAAATCTACGAAACGAAATGTTTCAGATACACTGTGAAATATTGTAGAACCCACATACATTTTGGAAAAAGTAAGAGATGTGGTCATAATACCCTCCCAGACCATATGAACTTGACCTCTTGAAGGGCAGGCCACATAATTATGATGACCATATCGAAATATCAGTGTTAACATTGATATTCTGCAGTCTCACACCTTAGTGCACATTGTCAGGCactatttcatttatttcttcaaATTAGACTCTAAGTTATCTCACATTgtttataatggtaataggactgtgtggagtccaatttggtctgtaatcatacgagtgataagCAAAATCGGACAACCGCTTAGcaggagtccgatttgtttaatcatgAGTATGATTACCCCTTTGACGTCCAacccggccgaaaccggccataTTTTACTCCAACACCAGACGATcgtactcgtcaatggggaacccctgggaatcaatgggttaCGGAGCAAATTGGACTCAActcagtcctgttaccaattaattataaccattacaatttctgagaaaacaaaattaattcattcctttttcactgtccaatgttataaatttgtttattttggaaaatccccagtttggtagggtaagtcgttatttaataaattctgtgatttttgGAGTTAATGCTGAGTGCTCTTAATATGAGTGGCTGAtgcaactgtccgatttcaggtatccgattacagccaactgtctgATTTCACTGTCCaatttcaaccctacacaaaaattagtgaataataaagtagttaatgcaccaatcaaatttgagaaaattgtaatggttatgattacctttttaacatcatcttttgttaaaaaaaatagggTTTACTTCCTCTTGGAGGCCTTTcaacttgaattttttttcaggagTAAATTTCCAGCCAAGAACACCCAGCCCCAAGTAAAATCTTCGAGTGGTCAGGAAATAAAGAGAGAATCTCCAAAACAGATCCCTCCAACAAGGGACTCCCCATTGAAAAGAGATTCACCGTCTGCTGCCACACCCATGTCAGGGGAACCAAGAGGGCACATTACAGGGACCCCAAGAGAAAATGGTGCTCCTGTGAGGGGCAGAGATCAGAGTTCCGGTTATGAAGGTAGTTTTGTTGATAACGATGACTTCTTCTTTGGCGGTGGTCCTTTGTCTGATGAAAAGCCTGTCAAGCCTGTGAAGCAAGCAGCCAATTCTCAGCAGAGTGCCACAGGAAAACCATCAAGAATCACTGGCCGAGTTCAGGTAATTGTCCTGGTTTGAGAGTCTGAATGCTGCATAGTTGGCAAGTTGTTCAGCATGGGAGCATACATTTTGCTACAATTCGATAGGTTTATGAATGACACTTTGCAAAGTTTTCAGACGGTGGCACACAGCAATcttgttttcttctctcttGATTGATGTTTTATTTGCAGTTAAAGCTGTTTTATGACGAAGATGCTGCCAATTTGAACGTGACTGTAGTTGGAGCTGAAGGCTTGGCGCTCAAAGAATCCTCAACTCCACCCAACCCTTATGTCAGGATATATTTTCTTCCTGATAAGAGGTGAGCTTTTTAGCCGAGTGAAATTAacccaaaaaaatcaatgtacAGTACCtttaaatgcattttttaaaacttcagTATGCAGAGCAAGCGACGAACTAAAACAGCTATGAAATTTACCAATCCTAAATGGAACCAGACCTTCGTTTATCCCTGCAGACCACAAAAGGTATTTTCTCGCGTTATGTTGACTATATGCATTGCTACATACGATTTGTTTGTGTTGCCACAGCATGCGTACTTCATCTGAGTAACGAAATTCATTTCGTGGTTTGTTTAGTTTAGCATTTACGTGCACTGAATTCTCGCCCCACTTTCTCAGCCAATCTTTCAGTTTGGCGAAACCAATGATCTTGCAGGCATTTCACCACAGTTAGGATCGGAAGCAAGATTTCCTGCATTGATTTCACATCTGATCTCGTCATGTTGATCAGATGGCCTTTGGCTGTTTTAATTAGTCTAGCAATTACTTTGTTTTGGCTGAACTAGTGCCATTTGAATGGTCACTGTGTCACACTTGCCTTctttttactcaaaaattttgttttatctaCGGAGTTGATAAATTGACGACCTTACAGAGATTCTgaaggctgacgtttcgagcgttagcccttcgctctgacgacgAGCTAACGcgcgaaacgtcagcttttagaatctctgtacggtggtcaatttacattatcaactccgtttgtaaaaccaaatttttgtatactacttc
It includes:
- the LOC138032139 gene encoding regulating synaptic membrane exocytosis protein 1-like isoform X1, which translates into the protein MLTKTGNWFGSLTAPNEKVKANNTDALGSDFRAIPTEEDKRAMRRQANSLLRSDSGRGSGRREKAKDSEQNRVRRPSVSDEEVDQSPSGSPAYMSDDELYRHDENKVRRKVVTFKGHDESGRLPQGRYPGEMQNRSAPLNQGPGRGGGLPGQGLGTRSGPQHPQGGVRPTGMGGGPPPTGMLGPGNYQYPQQQGSSFTPVGPPAGASPSSRPVFPSPQQQSPRGGISLNQPRPGFGMRGPPGPQQQRIQSPQQQGTVGYGRGNAPGSQAGVSPSAYPGQPGYGRGSPGVQPTIQYNLGPRPGAYGPSGSKPQGGLPANHLGGPQKAPGSPRPVERTGTFHGPRVGGPQGMNPVGPRFGPGAQTLRGIPPDQQAGKQQHTGQTGSSRQGQAPPGHLSSPRSGQVSPGQFPSPRMGQVLPGQLSSPRQGQVPPGQSSSPRQGHVSPRPGQVTPGQLSSFRQGQVPGQLGSPRDGQIPSQSGTPRQGLQLDQQARGHVGSPHSGPPWEQMSSPRIDASRSELGTPQQAPFPGQVDTSREQTRGRSGPHLPEQGLGRHEKKAPPADQSRGYSGSAQQALATEHTRGPFGNKQSSPVEQPRGQFRSPQQAPVMDQGRQRLGSPEKGSQGQPSIGPATLDSRSVLSQEARGVGAYRVPDQTGPGMLQPLDHKDGQIRDDSAMHGRVDANIQDDMDNRPKGPDSSMIEQSARPLERPVTQDNQITRPHGKDINGRRSPPNRSSPDNPKEKSNLFFKDDPPSMRDRGSLGDRFISTLPVKRTSSPPVSTSLPSSSVVASSITAIPVGSSFMDENKDTLQSSIKWSQPDEDNKCLGEVHLRIDPKCRGMSTDPYAAYGLKVIGGKKTDDGKLGAFITDIRKGGPADRQAQLLIGDEIQEWNDQSLVDCTFEEVMESINSSMEDNQDSFDLHLIVCRDKSKFPAKNTQPQVKSSSGQEIKRESPKQIPPTRDSPLKRDSPSAATPMSGEPRGHITGTPRENGAPVRGRDQSSGYEGSFVDNDDFFFGGGPLSDEKPVKPVKQAANSQQSATGKPSRITGRVQLKLFYDEDAANLNVTVVGAEGLALKESSTPPNPYVRIYFLPDKSMQSKRRTKTAMKFTNPKWNQTFVYPCRPQKFSGRALEITVWDYDKVCSSEFLGEVVLNVAEANLDGNGYWYPLKNHEDENDPLVPPTPDQSPHNSFRFKGSRGPGETTEQGGSPGYGSDYEEEARYTPNGPGTSVQSPYHTPENELLKQQLIDHHRDSPRPPFSQPQMIQAYTVKQYHTSPPHLSQSPQPSYLNYTADHNRMQPQQTRPMPPQQHGTVGRFHDERISPSMQGYTSPGTYSPGRMSPSGGPGAKKSRMLPQLPPGRETMDEEERARVAKQKLRDVDPTRAKLIVGGTKGRMGYGHAPDSVYAPPNGGLYETGISPRPGSQSPRPVPRTRSPSPLTGPKHSFGMLPHHQELHTPQETTPTRRRNSLSSLPLNDSEAERSRSPFPPSPVPLGHGRSLSSSSLHEKSSGLPNGKLLVGEADARSGSVNDLHVFPTGGYMKPIRRTAGSDSVGGSGRSSRSSSITSDRSGSLNSIPGSVTSCESSPWIPPGIKLGNEGHLGDFIDGLGPAQIVGRQVLASPSMGDIQLAMFDRKGMLEVEVIRAKGLLPKPGSKILPAPYVKVYVMEGKRCLLKKKTRTARRTLEPLYQQQLEFKVEFTGKTLQVIVWGDYGRMDRKVFMGVVQILLDELDLSNLVIGWYKLFSTSSMCDPPLPSSPLGGSPKKSPGPSPRSSLNQSVGSPMRGMSPLPTIMPPQGHMENMDEDGDYV